A window from Phaeocystidibacter marisrubri encodes these proteins:
- a CDS encoding DUF4249 domain-containing protein produces MKKFIYILLALPFIACEKTIDYNGDLSEPMIVLGPSNAVSSGFGLSRFEDSVQFILSNSIDILDIGIPGPIQNADVQIREVGGAWIPVIERASGYYSTNALQIVTGKSYEVKASATGYDDVSAKCTVPFPIAINSFKYESTVYPPDTFNFYDAYKVYNLKLQDPGNGRRYFCITAEYRYNDTTLGSTGYEVQLTSKSPYARPITDGDYYYRLNELFGTNEGFEGKEVNIPLQLYNEGWEPNPGDDISLYITVKTLDESGYKYHTSRQRYQQFGGSGDLFSQPVQVFTNVKGGLGFLGGYSLRDKRED; encoded by the coding sequence ATGAAAAAGTTCATCTATATACTTCTAGCACTGCCATTCATCGCATGTGAGAAAACCATCGACTACAATGGCGATCTTTCAGAACCCATGATTGTATTGGGACCGAGCAATGCCGTTTCCTCTGGATTTGGATTGAGTCGATTTGAAGACTCCGTGCAATTCATCTTGAGCAACAGCATTGACATCCTCGACATCGGAATTCCCGGTCCAATTCAGAATGCGGATGTTCAGATCCGCGAAGTTGGAGGAGCGTGGATTCCTGTTATCGAAAGAGCATCGGGCTACTACTCTACGAATGCGCTGCAAATTGTAACTGGCAAGAGTTATGAAGTAAAAGCTTCGGCAACGGGCTACGACGATGTTTCGGCAAAGTGTACTGTTCCCTTCCCTATTGCCATCAACAGCTTTAAATACGAGAGCACAGTGTACCCGCCAGACACTTTCAATTTCTACGATGCCTACAAGGTGTACAACTTGAAATTACAAGACCCTGGAAACGGTAGACGATACTTCTGTATTACGGCTGAATACCGCTACAATGACACCACGCTAGGCTCTACTGGCTATGAAGTTCAACTCACTTCTAAAAGTCCGTATGCACGTCCCATTACCGATGGAGACTACTACTATCGTCTCAATGAACTCTTTGGAACCAATGAGGGATTTGAAGGAAAAGAAGTCAACATACCTCTTCAATTGTACAACGAAGGATGGGAACCCAATCCTGGGGATGACATCTCTCTTTACATAACAGTAAAAACCCTTGACGAAAGCGGCTACAAATACCACACTTCTCGCCAGCGCTACCAGCAATTTGGCGGAAGTGGAGATCTATTCTCCCAACCCGTTCAAGTATTTACCAATGTAAAAGGTGGCTTGGGCTTTCTCGGAGGATACAGTCTTCGGGATAAAAGAGAGGATTAA
- a CDS encoding TonB-dependent receptor, translating to MKKLLFGLITFASTWALGQSNPNANHVLNGYVTDEASGEKLIHVFVYDKISNQSTRTNDYGFYSLNLKGDSAHLLISYVGYYMQEVKIALNTQDVQYDFQLVGDNMLNEVEIVSQSAEPIEQEAQMSTVRLDMAQVKNLPVLLGETDLLKTIQLLPGVQSGSEGTSGFYVRGGGPDQNLVLMDGVPVYNVSHLFGFFSLFNGDAVKSVELIKGGFPAEYGGRLSSVLDIRMKEGNMNEYHGSGSIGLISSKFTFEGPIAKDRSSFLFSARRTYIDVLAKPFIETATDGESAGYYFYDINGKVNTRINDNNHLYFSIYNGRDKASASDDYSYTSSGITYRNQFESSLAWGNTIGSLRWNSRLQSDLFMNVTATYTKYNFNVGFTEEESEKGPGVNDFLKQSVEYLSSIEDLGAKVDFDWYPAAGHEVKFGGGYINHTFTPGVNSSSFSNDSTEIDTTYGSQQQLAHEFQLYFRDDFSIGERWRFNVGLHASAFAVGEKFYTSLQPRATGRFLIDDQSSVKASFSTMTQYLHLLTNQSLGLPTDLWVPATEEVAPQQSWQLAAGYARSFGKSYQVSGEVYYKEMSNLIEYKEGSSFFAGSQDWQNKVTTGRGWSYGLELLLEKKVGATTGWIGYTWSSSNRQFDEVNFGNPYPYTYDRRHDLSIAVTHKLSDTWTMGAVFVYGTGNAVTLPTAQYRDPYTGELIEHVSERNNYRAPAYHRLDLSFTHTKKTSWGESIWQFGVYNVYNRKNPFYLYFSTENTGKKLTQVSLFPILPSVSWSFKF from the coding sequence ATGAAGAAACTGCTCTTCGGCCTGATCACTTTTGCCTCGACATGGGCATTGGGTCAAAGCAATCCAAACGCCAATCACGTACTTAACGGTTACGTCACGGATGAAGCGAGTGGAGAAAAACTCATACACGTATTTGTATACGATAAAATCTCCAACCAAAGTACCCGAACCAACGATTACGGGTTTTACAGTTTGAATCTCAAAGGCGATAGTGCCCACCTTCTCATTAGCTATGTTGGCTATTACATGCAAGAGGTGAAGATTGCACTGAACACTCAAGATGTTCAATATGATTTTCAATTGGTAGGCGACAACATGCTCAATGAAGTAGAAATCGTGAGCCAATCTGCCGAGCCCATTGAGCAAGAGGCACAAATGTCTACCGTTCGATTGGATATGGCCCAAGTTAAAAACCTCCCTGTTTTACTTGGTGAAACCGACCTACTCAAAACCATTCAGCTCCTCCCGGGGGTGCAAAGTGGTTCAGAAGGCACCAGTGGATTCTATGTTCGCGGAGGTGGACCCGACCAAAACCTCGTCCTCATGGATGGTGTTCCTGTTTACAACGTCAGTCACCTCTTTGGTTTCTTTTCCCTTTTCAACGGCGATGCAGTCAAGTCTGTGGAGTTGATTAAAGGAGGATTTCCAGCAGAATATGGCGGCCGACTCAGTTCGGTTCTCGACATCCGTATGAAAGAAGGAAACATGAATGAATACCACGGTAGCGGCTCCATCGGCTTGATTTCTTCCAAGTTCACCTTTGAAGGCCCTATCGCCAAAGATCGATCCTCCTTTCTCTTTAGTGCGAGAAGAACCTACATCGATGTTCTAGCCAAACCCTTTATTGAAACGGCTACCGACGGTGAATCTGCCGGGTATTACTTCTACGACATCAACGGAAAGGTGAACACCCGCATTAATGATAACAACCACTTGTATTTTTCCATTTACAATGGTCGCGACAAAGCCAGTGCATCTGACGACTATTCCTATACTTCCAGTGGAATCACCTATAGAAATCAGTTTGAATCTTCCCTTGCATGGGGGAATACCATTGGGAGTTTGCGCTGGAATTCCCGACTCCAATCTGACCTGTTCATGAACGTAACAGCCACTTACACCAAGTACAACTTCAATGTAGGCTTCACAGAAGAAGAGTCTGAAAAGGGACCTGGAGTAAATGACTTCCTCAAGCAATCTGTCGAGTACCTTAGCTCTATTGAAGACCTAGGAGCAAAAGTGGACTTCGACTGGTATCCAGCGGCGGGACATGAAGTGAAATTCGGTGGTGGATACATCAACCACACCTTTACACCCGGTGTCAATTCATCTTCCTTTTCTAACGATTCTACCGAGATTGATACCACATACGGAAGTCAGCAACAGCTCGCTCACGAGTTCCAACTCTACTTCCGCGATGACTTCAGCATTGGCGAAAGATGGCGCTTTAACGTTGGTCTTCACGCCTCGGCATTTGCTGTTGGTGAGAAATTCTACACCTCTCTACAACCTAGAGCTACAGGCCGTTTCTTAATTGATGATCAATCATCTGTGAAAGCGAGCTTTAGCACCATGACGCAATACCTTCACTTGTTGACCAATCAATCCTTGGGCTTACCAACCGATTTATGGGTTCCTGCCACCGAAGAGGTCGCTCCGCAACAGAGCTGGCAACTCGCAGCTGGATACGCCCGAAGCTTCGGTAAAAGCTACCAAGTGAGTGGTGAAGTGTATTACAAGGAAATGTCCAATTTGATTGAATACAAGGAAGGTTCAAGCTTCTTTGCCGGATCTCAAGATTGGCAAAACAAAGTAACTACCGGAAGAGGTTGGAGTTACGGATTGGAACTCTTGTTGGAAAAGAAAGTAGGCGCAACAACGGGCTGGATCGGCTACACCTGGAGCAGTTCCAATCGTCAATTCGACGAAGTGAACTTTGGCAATCCGTATCCTTACACCTACGATAGAAGACACGATCTAAGTATCGCAGTGACTCACAAATTGTCGGACACCTGGACCATGGGAGCCGTGTTTGTGTATGGAACTGGAAACGCAGTAACACTTCCAACGGCACAATACCGCGACCCATATACGGGAGAGTTAATCGAGCATGTAAGCGAGCGCAACAACTATCGAGCTCCCGCGTACCATCGTTTAGACTTGAGTTTCACTCACACAAAAAAGACCAGCTGGGGTGAGAGTATTTGGCAATTCGGGGTGTACAACGTGTACAACCGAAAGAATCCATTCTACCTGTACTTCAGTACAGAGAATACAGGTAAAAAGCTCACACAAGTAAGCCTCTTCCCTATTCTTCCTTCAGTTTCTTGGTCATTTAAATTCTAG
- a CDS encoding GNAT family N-acetyltransferase, producing the protein MKIRKVNIQDIEKLKEIGKLTFAETFSSENSEENMKEYLENGFSTEKLTAELTDQNAEFYFAELDGKTIGYLKVNIGESQTEIKDKNALEIERIYVLKEFHGKKVGQFLYDKAIELAKDKNVEYVWLGVWEQNPRAIRFYEKNGFKAFDKHVFKLGSDEQTDIMMKLKIE; encoded by the coding sequence ATGAAAATCAGAAAAGTAAATATTCAAGATATTGAAAAACTAAAAGAAATCGGAAAACTGACTTTTGCCGAAACTTTTTCCTCGGAAAACAGCGAGGAGAATATGAAAGAATATTTGGAAAACGGATTTTCAACGGAAAAACTGACTGCGGAACTGACCGACCAAAACGCTGAATTTTACTTTGCGGAACTTGACGGAAAAACAATCGGATATTTAAAAGTAAACATTGGAGAATCTCAAACCGAAATTAAAGACAAAAACGCACTCGAAATTGAACGGATTTACGTGCTAAAAGAATTTCACGGAAAAAAAGTCGGACAATTTCTTTATGACAAAGCCATTGAATTGGCGAAAGATAAAAACGTGGAATATGTTTGGTTAGGAGTTTGGGAACAAAACCCAAGAGCAATCCGATTTTATGAAAAAAATGGATTTAAAGCGTTTGACAAACACGTTTTCAAACTTGGAAGCGATGAACAAACCGACATTATGATGAAACTAAAAATAGAATAA
- a CDS encoding site-specific integrase, which yields MSTRNTFKLLFLLNKSKSNNQGAPIILRLTVNGSTASMNVGLRIPEKEWDVKNRQPKPKCNQFMEISMHMETLKSKAYQAYGELMREHEEITAEQVRNRMQGRDGDQIRTIIGIWTEHNEELHKMIGKATSYTLYQKHQTCMKHFKDFLKAQYNMKDLPIRQVRYNVVREFHQFLRFDKGLMENTAIKFLQNFKKIINRALRSGWLSTDPFEGMSLRLKETDRAYLTEAELKRIEENTFKVNRLEQVKDLFIFACYTGLSYSDVKKLKRSEIEQTPDGLWWIKTRRQKTKTKSQVPMLARAKAIIDKHCLLEYLKAEEPIFKVLSNQKLNAYLKEIADLCGIEKKLTFHVARHTFATTVTLQNGVSIESVSRMLGHTNLKTTQHYARIVDQKIADDMRQLTTSGKFQLA from the coding sequence ATGTCAACGAGAAACACATTCAAACTTCTATTCTTACTCAACAAGTCTAAGTCTAACAACCAAGGTGCACCTATCATTCTGCGCCTTACAGTAAACGGCTCCACCGCCTCCATGAATGTTGGACTGCGTATCCCTGAAAAGGAATGGGACGTAAAAAATCGTCAACCCAAACCCAAGTGCAACCAATTCATGGAGATCTCCATGCATATGGAAACACTCAAGTCCAAGGCTTACCAGGCGTATGGTGAACTCATGCGCGAGCATGAAGAGATTACAGCTGAACAAGTTCGGAATCGAATGCAAGGACGAGATGGTGATCAGATTCGGACAATCATTGGTATTTGGACCGAACACAATGAAGAGTTGCACAAGATGATCGGTAAGGCTACCTCATACACCCTGTACCAAAAGCATCAAACTTGCATGAAGCATTTTAAGGACTTCCTAAAGGCTCAATACAACATGAAGGACTTACCCATCCGACAAGTGCGATATAATGTAGTTCGTGAGTTCCACCAGTTCCTTCGCTTCGACAAAGGACTAATGGAGAACACCGCCATCAAATTCCTTCAGAACTTCAAGAAGATCATCAACCGTGCACTTCGTTCTGGTTGGCTATCCACAGATCCATTCGAGGGAATGTCTCTTCGACTGAAAGAAACGGATCGTGCCTATCTCACCGAAGCTGAGCTGAAACGCATTGAAGAAAATACTTTCAAGGTGAACCGACTCGAGCAGGTAAAGGACCTATTCATCTTTGCTTGCTATACCGGACTCTCCTACTCCGATGTCAAAAAGCTCAAACGTTCAGAGATTGAGCAGACTCCAGATGGACTTTGGTGGATTAAAACCCGTAGACAAAAGACTAAAACTAAAAGTCAGGTTCCTATGCTAGCTCGAGCAAAGGCAATCATTGACAAACATTGCTTACTTGAATATTTGAAAGCTGAAGAGCCGATCTTCAAGGTATTGAGCAACCAAAAGCTCAATGCTTACCTCAAGGAAATAGCCGACTTATGCGGCATTGAAAAGAAGCTCACCTTCCACGTGGCTAGGCATACGTTTGCCACTACCGTAACGCTTCAAAACGGAGTATCAATTGAGTCTGTCAGTAGAATGCTTGGACACACCAATTTGAAGACAACTCAACACTATGCGAGGATTGTAGATCAGAAAATAGCCGATGATATGCGGCAGCTGACGACATCGGGAAAGTTTCAATTAGCGTGA
- a CDS encoding HD domain-containing protein, with protein MNTLQLIEKTEARMMEMFANEHTGHDWFHIDRVRRMALVLAHEEGADSQVVELAALLHDIDDWKFNGGDVDGGPKAARAWLESLDGRPDVIDRVVKVVEEVTFKGAGVDTPTSSIEAAVVQDADRLDAIGAIGIGRAFAYGGANKRQLWNPEEEVEYHDTFEAYKKNNNSTLAHFHEKLLLLKDRMQTESGKKMAEKRHQYMESFLDQFESEWWGD; from the coding sequence ATGAATACGCTACAACTGATAGAAAAGACCGAAGCCCGAATGATGGAAATGTTTGCCAATGAGCACACAGGTCACGATTGGTTTCACATCGATAGGGTTCGGAGAATGGCCTTGGTTCTCGCCCATGAAGAGGGAGCTGATTCTCAGGTTGTAGAGCTAGCAGCGCTGCTTCACGACATTGACGATTGGAAGTTCAACGGTGGAGATGTTGATGGTGGCCCGAAGGCTGCACGAGCTTGGTTGGAGAGCTTAGATGGCCGTCCCGATGTGATTGATCGCGTTGTGAAAGTCGTGGAAGAGGTCACCTTTAAGGGAGCAGGTGTAGATACGCCAACGAGCTCTATTGAGGCAGCTGTAGTTCAAGATGCCGATCGATTGGATGCCATAGGAGCAATTGGAATCGGAAGGGCTTTTGCCTACGGAGGTGCGAATAAACGTCAGCTTTGGAATCCTGAGGAGGAGGTGGAATACCACGATACATTTGAAGCTTACAAGAAGAACAACAATTCTACGCTTGCACATTTTCACGAAAAACTACTTCTCCTCAAAGACAGAATGCAAACGGAGAGCGGAAAGAAAATGGCCGAGAAACGACACCAGTATATGGAGTCTTTCCTCGACCAATTTGAAAGTGAGTGGTGGGGAGATTAA